A region of Reichenbachiella carrageenanivorans DNA encodes the following proteins:
- a CDS encoding WbqC family protein: MKTLIESQYFPCLEYFSLLKNRNEVWIETKEHFTKQTYRNRCYILGSDRILPLAIPMIGGNKKIPMDEIKIDYSQKWLNNHWRAIISAYNKSPFFEYYEPYLHKILFTKHDSLLVLNNEILTFCLKILHIDTEIKYTSTYEKDPFNETEDVRSVIHPKSDYIYRAYHTPIPYQQLFGSKFATNLSILDLLSCVGPDADKYL; the protein is encoded by the coding sequence ATGAAGACATTAATCGAAAGCCAGTATTTTCCTTGCTTAGAATATTTCAGCCTGCTCAAAAACCGAAATGAAGTTTGGATAGAAACCAAGGAGCATTTTACTAAACAAACCTATCGCAATCGCTGCTATATACTAGGTTCGGATAGAATACTACCCTTAGCCATTCCTATGATAGGTGGCAATAAAAAAATCCCAATGGATGAGATTAAAATTGACTACAGTCAAAAATGGCTCAACAATCATTGGAGAGCAATCATATCAGCGTATAACAAATCCCCTTTTTTTGAGTATTACGAACCTTATTTACACAAAATCCTTTTCACCAAACACGACTCCCTTTTAGTACTTAATAATGAGATTCTGACATTCTGTCTCAAAATACTCCATATTGACACCGAGATAAAATACACATCCACCTACGAAAAAGACCCGTTCAACGAAACGGAAGACGTTCGTTCAGTGATCCATCCCAAATCAGATTATATTTACAGAGCGTATCACACCCCAATCCCGTATCAACAATTGTTTGGTAGTAAATTTGCTACTAACCTCAGCATACTGGATTTGCTCAGCTGTGTTGGGCCGGATGCGGACAAATACTTGTAA
- a CDS encoding L-threonylcarbamoyladenylate synthase, protein MDTQFIKLYEENPDPQKIDAIAKTLRDGGVIIYPTDTVYGLGCSIINGKAIDKIKRIKQIKGKANFSFICYDLSHIAEYARSLPNPVFKLMKKALPGPFTFILNASNKVPKLLNASKKTVGIRVPNNNIPRDIVKSLGNPIITTSIHDDDEVLEYSTDPELIFEKYNGLVDIVIDGGYGEITASTVVDCTGDEPELIREGLGNLDDYL, encoded by the coding sequence ATGGATACACAATTCATCAAACTCTACGAAGAGAACCCTGACCCTCAAAAAATAGACGCCATTGCGAAAACACTTCGAGATGGTGGCGTAATTATATACCCTACGGATACCGTCTACGGATTAGGATGTAGCATTATCAATGGCAAAGCCATTGATAAAATCAAGCGAATAAAGCAAATCAAGGGCAAGGCCAATTTTTCCTTTATCTGCTACGATTTGAGTCATATTGCAGAGTATGCTCGTTCGCTGCCCAACCCAGTTTTCAAACTAATGAAAAAAGCACTCCCTGGCCCATTTACATTTATTCTCAATGCCAGCAACAAGGTTCCGAAATTGCTCAATGCCTCTAAAAAAACGGTCGGCATCAGAGTGCCTAACAATAATATTCCACGAGACATCGTAAAAAGCCTAGGCAATCCAATCATCACCACATCTATCCATGATGACGACGAAGTACTCGAATATTCTACCGACCCAGAATTAATCTTCGAGAAATATAACGGACTAGTAGATATTGTGATTGATGGCGGATATGGTGAAATAACAGCCAGTACAGTAGTAGACTGCACTGGCGACGAACCCGAACTCATTAGAGAAGGACTTGGTAATTTGGATGATTATCTATGA
- the mltG gene encoding endolytic transglycosylase MltG, with the protein MDKKKIVLGSVIVAFSMMLSSFGFYFWQMIYSPNFLVEQEAKPLLIHTGSVFKDVQNQMYDGRYVNDLVSFSFLSKMMDYDQLVKPGLYLIEPGMTNVQVIRLLRAGAQTEVNVTFNNARLLSDLPEKITRNLEMTEEQLARLILSDSVQQAYGFDSLSFIGMFVPNTYKMFWNIAPQDLLDRLKREYDRFWSAERLAKAAALGLSPKEVSSLAAIVQAETIKSDERPVVAGVYLNRLKRGYPLQADPTLVFAAQDFTIKRVLNKHKKLDSPYNTYMYQGLPPGPINMPSITSIDAVLNYSEHKYLYFCAKEDFSGYHNFATNLIDHNRNAEKYQRALNKAGLYK; encoded by the coding sequence ATGGATAAAAAGAAAATAGTTTTAGGTTCGGTGATTGTGGCATTTTCTATGATGCTTTCTTCATTTGGTTTTTATTTCTGGCAGATGATTTATTCGCCTAATTTTTTGGTGGAACAAGAAGCCAAACCATTGTTGATTCATACAGGGTCTGTATTCAAGGATGTGCAGAATCAGATGTACGATGGACGGTATGTGAACGATTTGGTTTCGTTTAGTTTTTTGTCCAAGATGATGGACTATGATCAATTAGTGAAGCCAGGGTTGTACTTGATAGAACCAGGGATGACTAATGTACAGGTCATTAGACTGCTTAGGGCTGGTGCACAGACCGAAGTGAATGTAACGTTCAATAATGCCCGATTGCTTTCTGACTTACCAGAAAAGATCACTAGAAATTTAGAAATGACCGAAGAGCAGTTAGCAAGGTTGATCCTCAGCGATTCTGTGCAACAGGCCTACGGATTTGATAGTCTGTCTTTTATAGGAATGTTTGTCCCCAATACTTATAAGATGTTCTGGAACATTGCGCCTCAAGATTTGTTGGACAGGCTAAAGAGGGAATATGATCGATTTTGGTCGGCCGAAAGATTAGCGAAAGCAGCTGCCTTAGGTTTGTCGCCAAAGGAAGTCTCGTCGTTGGCTGCTATCGTACAAGCCGAAACCATCAAATCGGATGAGCGCCCAGTAGTAGCGGGGGTTTATCTCAATCGCCTCAAAAGAGGATACCCATTGCAGGCAGATCCTACATTAGTGTTTGCAGCGCAGGATTTTACGATCAAAAGAGTATTAAACAAGCATAAAAAATTGGATTCGCCTTACAATACTTATATGTATCAAGGGTTGCCGCCTGGGCCTATAAATATGCCGAGCATTACATCGATAGATGCGGTACTCAATTACAGCGAACACAAGTATTTGTATTTCTGTGCAAAGGAAGACTTTTCTGGTTATCACAATTTTGCAACGAATTTGATTGATCACAATAGGAATGCGGAAAAGTATCAGCGCGCCCTAAACAAGGCAGGATTATATAAGTAA
- a CDS encoding MGMT family protein — MKEHSFFSDVYEVVKLIPAGRVTNYGAIGKYLGSGLSARMVGWAMNAAHGQFDVPAHRVVNSQGLLTGKMHFATPTAMQEKLEAEGLTVVKDKIQNFKEHFWDPALELEL, encoded by the coding sequence ATGAAGGAGCACTCTTTCTTCAGTGATGTTTATGAGGTGGTCAAGCTGATTCCTGCTGGTCGAGTGACGAACTATGGTGCGATAGGCAAATACTTAGGCTCAGGTCTCAGTGCGCGTATGGTAGGGTGGGCTATGAATGCCGCTCATGGTCAATTTGATGTGCCTGCGCATCGGGTGGTGAACAGCCAGGGTTTACTGACTGGGAAAATGCACTTCGCCACGCCTACGGCTATGCAAGAAAAGCTGGAAGCAGAAGGTTTGACCGTTGTCAAAGACAAAATTCAAAATTTTAAAGAGCACTTTTGGGATCCCGCACTTGAACTAGAACTATGA